One segment of Salvia splendens isolate huo1 chromosome 20, SspV2, whole genome shotgun sequence DNA contains the following:
- the LOC121780918 gene encoding protein YLS7-like, whose product MKSVSFKDWQKTSYPKALLSIIASVGGLALFLLLASTVLVSQPIGSTIHEYFYGVTSPRKLDSEPSLNLSASESEHIVQPFVEGDKSNVTVLADHQNEVNDGPKLDESGGGDSKEPLIEGVKDDASESGQVESGNLGDKLPHPEGERSDSNNTMFPDSSFEGNASDAFSDKPTELAESVDSSAAATNSSQPNVAEADCDLYHGKWIHDEAGPLYRNDSCPIITQMQNCQGNGRPDKDYENWRWKPSQCDIPRFDPKKFLELMRGKTLAFIGDSVARNQMESMLCILWQVEAPKNRGNKKMQRYYFRSTSTMIVRIWSSWLVHQTSEPFDYAPAGVTKLHLDAPDEGFMEYISTFDVIVLSSGHWFAKQSVYILNNEIVGGQLWWPDKSREKKINNIDAFGISVETILTAMGTHPNYTGVTIVRSFSPDHYEGGAWNTGGSCTGKERPLEGTIVENGFTNIMHEKQVNGFNRAVEKKTNKSKLKLMDITEAFSYRHDGHPGPYRSPDPNKITKRGPDGKPPPQDCLHWCMPGPVDTWNELVFEIIRRESHD is encoded by the exons ATGAAATCTGTTTCATTCAAGGATTGGCAAAAAACTTCGTATCCGAAGGCCCTTCTGTCGATTATTGCCTCAGTTGGAGGGCTTGCCTTATTCTTACTGCTTGCTTCAACTGTGTTGGTCTCACAACCTATTGGCTCTACGATTCATGAGTATTTCTATGGTGTTACTAGCCCGAGAAAGCTTGATTCAGAACCATCCCTCAATCTTTCGGCTTCAGAGTCCGAGCACATTGTTCAGCCGTTTGTTGAAGGAGACAAATCAAATGTAACTGTTCTTGCGGATCACCAGAATGAAGTCAATGATGGTCCCAAACTTGATGAATCTGGTGGCGGTGATAGCAAGGAACCTTTGATCGAAGGGGTTAAGGATGATGCATCCGAGTCAGGCCAAGTAGAATCTGGGAATTTGGGGGATAAGCTTCCACATCCTGAGGGAGAAAGGAGTGACAGTAACAATACAATGTTTCCTGATAGTTCATTTGAGGGAAATGCATCAGACGCCTTCAGTGATAAACCAACAGAGTTGGCAGAGAGTGTTGACTCTTCTGCTGCTGCCACCAACTCCAGCCAACCTAATGTTGCTGAAGCAG ATTGTGATCTTTATCATGGAAAATGGATTCATGACGAAGCTGGACCATTATATAGAAACGACTCCTGTCCCATAATCACCCAGATGCAGAACTGCCAAGGAAATGGAAGACCAGACAAAGATTATGAGAACTGGAGATGGAAACCATCCCAGTGTGACATTCCTAGGTTTGATCCAAAGAAGTTCCTTGAGCTAATGAGAGGAAAAACATTAGCTTTTATAGgtgattcagttgcaagaaatCAAATGGAGTCGATGTTGTGTATCCTGTGGCAG GTTGAGGCCCCTAAAAACAGAGGTAATAAGAAAATGCAACGATATTATTTCAGATCTACATCTACAATGATTGTTCGCATATGGTCCTCATGGCTTGTTCATCAGACATCTGAACCATTTGATTATGCACCTGCCGGTGTGACTAAGCTACATCTTGACGCGCCTGATGAGGGCTTCATGGAATATATCTCAACGTTTGATGTGATTGTCCTTTCGTCTGGCCATTGGTTTGCGAAGCAGTCAGTATACATATTGAACAATGAGATCGTAGGGGGGCAATTGTGGTGGCCAGATAAGTCCCGTGAAAAGAAAATCAACAACATTGACGCTTTTGGAATATCTGTGGAAACAATTCTTACTGCCATGGGCACACACCCAAATTACACTGGTGTAACCATTGTCCGCAGCTTTTCTCCCGATCATTACGAGGGTGGAGCATGGAACACTGGAGGATCGTGTACCGGGAAAGAAAGGCCCCTGGAAGGAACAATAGTTGAAAATGGCTTTACCAATATAATGCATGAGAAACAAGTCAACGGATTCAATCGTGCAGTAGAGAAAAAGACAAACAAGTCGAAACTGAAATTGATGGACATAACAGAAGCCTTTTCCTATCGCCATGATGGGCACCCAGGTCCATATCGAAGCCCAGATCCTAATAAGATTACTAAGCGAGGGCCAGATGGTAAGCCCCCGCCACAGGATTGCTTGCATTGGTGCATGCCAGGTCCAGTAGATACATGGAACGAGCTGGTATTTGAAATTATAAGACGAGAATCCCATGACTAA
- the LOC121782943 gene encoding ATP-dependent Clp protease ATP-binding subunit CLPT1, chloroplastic-like, with protein MATQGLSVFLITPISSAAAQSRTKSLEHSLNFNPQSTFLGAKLSTQLSNSSLVASKRRSYAVATISFSLPSIKTDGLKNDERAKWSARAIKSFAMGELEARKLKYPNTGTEALLMGILVEGTSLAAKFLRDNGITLFKVRDEIVKLIGKSDMYFFSPEHPPLTEPAQKALDWAVEEKLKSGESGEITAAHILLGIWAQKEAAGHKILAGFGFDDEKAAELAKNMDKDTIYK; from the exons ATGGCCACTCAAGGACTGTCAGTGTTCTTAATTACCCCCATTTCTTCAGCTGCAGCTCAATCCCGCACAAAATCCTTGGAACATTCGTTGAATTTCAATCCACAGAGTACTTTTTTGGGCGCCAAGCTCTCGACCCAGCTCTCAAATTCCAGTCTTGTTGCTTCGAAACGACGTAGTTACGCTGTCGCCACCATATCCTTCAGCTTGCCCAGCAT AAAGACAGATGGGCTTAAAAATGATGAGAGGGCCAA ATGGTCAGCTAGGGCGATTAAATCGTTCGCTATGGGCGAATTGGAGGCACGGAAGCTCAAGTATCCGAACACCGGGACAGAGGCTCTACTCATGGGCATTTTGGTTGAAG GAACAAGTTTGGCAGCAAAGTTTTTGAGGGACAATGGCATTACACTCTTTAAGGTGCGGGATGAGATTGTAAAGCTGATAGGGAAGTCAGACATGTATTTTTTCAGTCCTGAGCATCCTCCATTGACTGAACCTGCCCAGAAGGCTCTTGATTGGGCAGTCGAGGAGAAGCTGAAGTCAG GCGAAAGCGGTGAAATAACAGCAGCACATATACTTCTCGGAATTTGGGCACAAAAAGAGGCTGCAGGTCATAAGATACTGGCTGGATTTGGTTTTGATGACGAGAAGGCTGCAGAACTAGCTAAAAAC ATGGATAAGGATACAATTTACAAGTGA
- the LOC121781774 gene encoding vinorine synthase-like, which produces MEIETKLISIKTIKPSSPTPKSLQKYQLSFLDQLAFTTFIPFVYFYTPNPNFSKSLKSNQLKKSLSEALSIYYPLAGRLVGNLYVECNDAGFAFIEGEADCDVSQFIADPNDKSLEKFLPQNKTKEFHNLFLAVRVTYFRCGGVGVGIVLSHKIVDGLSSLSFVNTWSALARGGGGDATLPNFDVAYAPPLDILSFEPPVMELATEEVICKFITFSASEIASLQER; this is translated from the coding sequence ATGGAGATTGAAACAAAGTTAATCTCAATCAAGACCATCAAACCATCATCTCCAACCCCAAAATCTCTCCAAAAATACCAACTTTCATTTCTCGATCAGCTTGCTTTCACAACATTCATCCCCTTTGTCTACTTCTACAcaccaaaccctaatttttcaAAATCCCTAAAATCAAACCAGCTGAAGAAATCCCTATCGGAGGCCCTCTCCATATACTACCCCCTCGCCGGccgcctcgtcggcaacctctACGTCGAATGCAACGACGCCGGCTTCGCCTTCATCGAAGGCGAAGCCGACTGCGACGTCTCGCAGTTCATCGCCGATCCGAACGATAAGAGCTTGGAGAAGTTTTTACCTCAGAACAAGACAAAAGAGTTCCACAATCTTTTCCTGGCTGTTCGGGTAACCTATTTCCGATGCGGCGGCGTCGGCGTCGGGATCGTTCTCTCGCACAAGATTGTCGACGGATTATCGTCTCTATCGTTTGTTAACACGTGGTCCGCCTTGGctagaggcggaggcggggacGCGACGCTCCCGAATTTCGACGTCGCCTATGCTCCGCCGCTCGACATCCTCAGCTTCGAGCCTCCGGTTATGGAGTTGGCTACGGAAGAGGTCATCTGCAAATTCATCACGTTCTCGGCATCCGAGATCGCCAGCCTTCAGGAAAGGTGA
- the LOC121783069 gene encoding protein PSK SIMULATOR 1-like has product MALETWLIKVKRSIAHTIDSVRATPPPAAAIRKSNVGVLAFEIAAVMSKLLHLWQSLSDQNLSRLRGDSICLEGVRKIVSNDDAFLLGLACAELAGNLRLIAKSIARISKKCEDASLRSFDRLFEEFADTGRDRHNWLMLSAKEIDTKMKKLDQFISSAAALHREMDELVSLENVLKKSLQTRDISAVKEHKIVELHQKITWQRQQVKYMKEKSLWCRSFDTATSILAKTAFAVLARMKLVFGVASLPRSLSSSSSALVHPSENPNLFASGPLMKSSQLKFFEVNSEILKPPASTLGAAALALHYANLIIVMEKMIRSPQLVGVDARDDLYSLLPNSVRFALRGRLKGVGFTASDPGLAAEWREALHKILGWLSPLAHNMIKWQSERSVEQQNLVPATNVLLLQTLYFANQKKTEAAITELLVGLNYIWRFEREMNAKAIFHYSHFN; this is encoded by the coding sequence ATGGCCCTCGAAACATGGCTGATCAAGGTGAAAAGATCCATCGCCCACACCATCGATTCCGTCCGCGCCACCCCACCCCCCGCCGCCGCGATCCGCAAATCCAACGTCGGCGTCCTCGCATTCGAGATCGCCGCCGTCATGTCCAAGCTCCTCCACCTCTGGCAGTCCCTCTCTGACCAGAACCTCTCACGCCTGCGAGGCGACTCCATATGCCTCGAAGGTGTTCGTAAAATTGTCTCAAACGACGACGCCTTCCTCCTCGGCCTCGCCTGCGCCGAGCTCGCCGGAAACCTCCGCCTCATCGCCAAATCCATCGCCCGCATCAGCAAGAAATGCGAGGACGCCTCCCTCCGCTCCTTCGACCGCCTATTCGAGGAGTTCGCCGACACCGGCCGCGATCGCCACAACTGGCTGATGCTCAGCGCCAAGGAGATCGATACCAAGATGAAGAAGCTCGACCAGTTCATCTCCAGCGCCGCCGCGCTCCACCGCGAGATGGACGAGCTCGTCTCCCTCGAAAACGTCCTTAAAAAATCGCTTCAAACCAGAGATATCAGCGCAGTAAAAGAGCATAAGATTGTTGAATTGCATCAGAAGATAACCTGGCAGAGGCAGCAGGTGAAGTACATGAAAGAGAAATCCCTATGGTGCCGAAGCTTCGACACCGCCACCTCGATTCTGGCGAAAACTGCTTTCGCAGTTCTCGCCAGGATGAAGCTCGTCTTCGGAGTCGCGTCACTCCCGCGGAGCCTCtcatcctcctcgtccgccctCGTCCACCCCTCGGAGAACCCTAACCTCTTCGCCTCGGGCCCACTTATGAAGTCCTCCCAACTAAAATTCTTCGAGGTCAACTCGGAGATCCTGAAGCCGCCGGCCAGCACGCTCGGCGCGGCAGCGCTGGCCCTCCACTACGCGAACCTGATCATCGTGATGGAGAAGATGATCAGGTCGCCGCAGCTGGTGGGGGTCGACGCGAGGGACGACCTCTACTCGCTGCTCCCGAACAGCGTGCGTTTCGCGTTGAGGGGGCGGCTGAAGGGGGTGGGGTTCACCGCGAGCGACCCGGGGCTCGCGGCCGAGTGGAGGGAGGCGCTGCACAAAATCCTCGGGTGGCTGTCGCCGCTCGCGCATAACATGATCAAGTGGCAGAGCGAGAGGAGCGTGGAGCAGCAGAATCTGGTCCCAGCAACTAATGTGCTTTTGCTTCAGACACTTTACTTTGCTAACCAGAAAAAGACAGAAGCCGCCATTACCGAGCTCCTTGTCGGCCTCAATTATATTTGGAGATTTGAGAGGGAGATGAATGCTAAGGCCATTTTCCATTACAGTCACTTCA